One window of Leopardus geoffroyi isolate Oge1 chromosome B3, O.geoffroyi_Oge1_pat1.0, whole genome shotgun sequence genomic DNA carries:
- the PAQR5 gene encoding membrane progestin receptor gamma isoform X4, with amino-acid sequence MGTSCVYPLASSCAHTFNSMSKNARHICYFLDYGAVNLFSLGSAIAYSAYSIPNVMVNTTFHDYYVPLAVLNTIISTGLSCYSRLGFAAGEAGSFAPGKALCQAGRNVVSSHGKSMVWGMALAGHSQLSSCGWRFTPKAGVPVCGGDRPACYLCVLPESPHPGLLAPSQQRPHRVLSRRTYLSLPRFLEIQKPGLCKMLRVLAFAYPYTWDSLPIFYRLFLLSGDGAQNEAALYHQKHTAMTLLASFFYSAHLPERLAPGRFDYIGHSHQLFHVCVILATHLQMEAIVLDKTLRREWLLANSRPLSFPQIAGAVLLCLIFSLSNIIYFSAALYRIPEPELHKKET; translated from the exons ATGGGCACCAGCTGCGTGTACCCGCTTGCGTCCAGCTGTGCGCATACCTTCAACTCCATGTCCAAGAACGCCCGGCACATCTGCTACTTCCTGGACTACGGTGCCGTCAACCTCTTCAGCCTGG GCTCAGCCATCGCTTACTCTGCCTATTCGATCCCCAACGTGATGGTGAACACCACCTTCCATGACTACTACGTGCCCCTGGCCGTGCTGAACACCATCATCAGCACCGGCCTCTCCTGCTACTCCAG aCTCGGCTTTGCAGCTGGAGAGGCTGGTTCGTTTGCCCCCGGGAAAGCACTTTGTCAGGCCGGGCGAAATGTTGTCTCAAGTCACGGGAAGTCCATGGTTTGGGGGATGGCCCTCGCCGGCCACAGCCAGCTTTCCTCCTGT GGTTGGCGGTTTACTCCCAAGGCTGGGGTTCCTGTTTGCGGGGGGGAC CGTCCAGCCTGCTATCTGTGTGTGCTGCCAGAGTCCCCACACCCTGGGCTGCTGGCCCCGAGCCAGCAGAGGCCCCATCGCGTTCTGTCCAGGAGGACCTACCTGTCTTTGCCACG GTTTCTTGAAATCCAGAAGCCCGGGCTCTGCAAGATGCTTCGCGTCCTTGCCTTTGCTTATCCCTACACCTGGGACTCCCTTCCCATCTTCTACAGG CTGTTCCTGCTTTCGGGGGATGGTGCGCAGAATGAAGCCGCCTTGTACCACCAGAAGCACACGGCCATGACCCTCCTGGCCTCTTTCTTCTACTCCGCACACCTGCCAGAGCGCCTGGCGCCTGGACGCTTCGACTACATCG GTCACAGTCACCAGCTGTTCCACGTGTGTGTGATCCTGGCCACACACCTGCAGATGGAAGCCATTGTTCTGGATAAGACTCTGAGGAGGGAATGGCTCCTGGCCAACTCGAGGCCCCTGTCTTTCCCTCAGATAGCTGGAGCTGTACTTCTGTGCCTCATCTTCAGCCTCAGCaacataatttatttctcagCTGCTCTGTATCGGATTCCTGAGCCAGaattacataaaaaagaaacatga
- the PAQR5 gene encoding membrane progestin receptor gamma isoform X3, whose amino-acid sequence MTNETLNIWTHLLPFWFFTWRFVTALYVTDIWNDSYSWPLFVYMGTSCVYPLASSCAHTFNSMSKNARHICYFLDYGAVNLFSLGSAIAYSAYSIPNVMVNTTFHDYYVPLAVLNTIISTGLSCYSRLGFAAGEAGSFAPGKALCQAGRNVVSSHGKSMVWGMALAGHSQLSSCGWRFTPKAGVPVCGGDRPACYLCVLPESPHPGLLAPSQQRPHRVLSRRTYLSLPRFLEIQKPGLCKMLRVLAFAYPYTWDSLPIFYRLFLLSGDGAQNEAALYHQKHTAMTLLASFFYSAHLPERLAPGRFDYIGHSHQLFHVCVILATHLQMEAIVLDKTLRREWLLANSRPLSFPQIAGAVLLCLIFSLSNIIYFSAALYRIPEPELHKKET is encoded by the exons atgaccaatgagACCCTCAACATCTGGACTCACTTGCTGCCCTTCTG GTTCTTCACGTGGAGGTTTGTGACCGCCTTGTACGTGACAGACATCTGGAATGACAGCTACTCCTGGCCTCTGTTTGTGTACATGGGCACCAGCTGCGTGTACCCGCTTGCGTCCAGCTGTGCGCATACCTTCAACTCCATGTCCAAGAACGCCCGGCACATCTGCTACTTCCTGGACTACGGTGCCGTCAACCTCTTCAGCCTGG GCTCAGCCATCGCTTACTCTGCCTATTCGATCCCCAACGTGATGGTGAACACCACCTTCCATGACTACTACGTGCCCCTGGCCGTGCTGAACACCATCATCAGCACCGGCCTCTCCTGCTACTCCAG aCTCGGCTTTGCAGCTGGAGAGGCTGGTTCGTTTGCCCCCGGGAAAGCACTTTGTCAGGCCGGGCGAAATGTTGTCTCAAGTCACGGGAAGTCCATGGTTTGGGGGATGGCCCTCGCCGGCCACAGCCAGCTTTCCTCCTGT GGTTGGCGGTTTACTCCCAAGGCTGGGGTTCCTGTTTGCGGGGGGGAC CGTCCAGCCTGCTATCTGTGTGTGCTGCCAGAGTCCCCACACCCTGGGCTGCTGGCCCCGAGCCAGCAGAGGCCCCATCGCGTTCTGTCCAGGAGGACCTACCTGTCTTTGCCACG GTTTCTTGAAATCCAGAAGCCCGGGCTCTGCAAGATGCTTCGCGTCCTTGCCTTTGCTTATCCCTACACCTGGGACTCCCTTCCCATCTTCTACAGG CTGTTCCTGCTTTCGGGGGATGGTGCGCAGAATGAAGCCGCCTTGTACCACCAGAAGCACACGGCCATGACCCTCCTGGCCTCTTTCTTCTACTCCGCACACCTGCCAGAGCGCCTGGCGCCTGGACGCTTCGACTACATCG GTCACAGTCACCAGCTGTTCCACGTGTGTGTGATCCTGGCCACACACCTGCAGATGGAAGCCATTGTTCTGGATAAGACTCTGAGGAGGGAATGGCTCCTGGCCAACTCGAGGCCCCTGTCTTTCCCTCAGATAGCTGGAGCTGTACTTCTGTGCCTCATCTTCAGCCTCAGCaacataatttatttctcagCTGCTCTGTATCGGATTCCTGAGCCAGaattacataaaaaagaaacatga
- the PAQR5 gene encoding membrane progestin receptor gamma isoform X2, which yields MTRVFHEQGILFGYRHPQSSATACVLSLFQMTNETLNIWTHLLPFWFFTWRFVTALYVTDIWNDSYSWPLFVYMGTSCVYPLASSCAHTFNSMSKNARHICYFLDYGAVNLFSLGSAIAYSAYSIPNVMVNTTFHDYYVPLAVLNTIISTGLSCYSRLGFAAGEAGSFAPGKALCQAGRNVVSSHGKSMVWGMALAGHSQLSSCGWRFTPKAGVPVCGGDRPACYLCVLPESPHPGLLAPSQQRPHRVLSRRTYLSLPRFLEIQKPGLCKMLRVLAFAYPYTWDSLPIFYRLFLLSGDGAQNEAALYHQKHTAMTLLASFFYSAHLPERLAPGRFDYIGHSHQLFHVCVILATHLQMEAIVLDKTLRREWLLANSRPLSFPQIAGAVLLCLIFSLSNIIYFSAALYRIPEPELHKKET from the exons ATGACCAGA GTGTTCCATGAGCAGGGCATCCTCTTTGGCTACCGGCATCCGCAGAGTTCCGCCACGGCCTGCGTCCTCAGccttttccaaatgaccaatgagACCCTCAACATCTGGACTCACTTGCTGCCCTTCTG GTTCTTCACGTGGAGGTTTGTGACCGCCTTGTACGTGACAGACATCTGGAATGACAGCTACTCCTGGCCTCTGTTTGTGTACATGGGCACCAGCTGCGTGTACCCGCTTGCGTCCAGCTGTGCGCATACCTTCAACTCCATGTCCAAGAACGCCCGGCACATCTGCTACTTCCTGGACTACGGTGCCGTCAACCTCTTCAGCCTGG GCTCAGCCATCGCTTACTCTGCCTATTCGATCCCCAACGTGATGGTGAACACCACCTTCCATGACTACTACGTGCCCCTGGCCGTGCTGAACACCATCATCAGCACCGGCCTCTCCTGCTACTCCAG aCTCGGCTTTGCAGCTGGAGAGGCTGGTTCGTTTGCCCCCGGGAAAGCACTTTGTCAGGCCGGGCGAAATGTTGTCTCAAGTCACGGGAAGTCCATGGTTTGGGGGATGGCCCTCGCCGGCCACAGCCAGCTTTCCTCCTGT GGTTGGCGGTTTACTCCCAAGGCTGGGGTTCCTGTTTGCGGGGGGGAC CGTCCAGCCTGCTATCTGTGTGTGCTGCCAGAGTCCCCACACCCTGGGCTGCTGGCCCCGAGCCAGCAGAGGCCCCATCGCGTTCTGTCCAGGAGGACCTACCTGTCTTTGCCACG GTTTCTTGAAATCCAGAAGCCCGGGCTCTGCAAGATGCTTCGCGTCCTTGCCTTTGCTTATCCCTACACCTGGGACTCCCTTCCCATCTTCTACAGG CTGTTCCTGCTTTCGGGGGATGGTGCGCAGAATGAAGCCGCCTTGTACCACCAGAAGCACACGGCCATGACCCTCCTGGCCTCTTTCTTCTACTCCGCACACCTGCCAGAGCGCCTGGCGCCTGGACGCTTCGACTACATCG GTCACAGTCACCAGCTGTTCCACGTGTGTGTGATCCTGGCCACACACCTGCAGATGGAAGCCATTGTTCTGGATAAGACTCTGAGGAGGGAATGGCTCCTGGCCAACTCGAGGCCCCTGTCTTTCCCTCAGATAGCTGGAGCTGTACTTCTGTGCCTCATCTTCAGCCTCAGCaacataatttatttctcagCTGCTCTGTATCGGATTCCTGAGCCAGaattacataaaaaagaaacatga
- the PAQR5 gene encoding membrane progestin receptor gamma isoform X5 translates to MLSLKLPRLFRIDQVPQVFHEQGILFGYRHPQSSATACVLSLFQMTNETLNIWTHLLPFWFFTWRFVTALYVTDIWNDSYSWPLFVYMGTSCVYPLASSCAHTFNSMSKNARHICYFLDYGAVNLFSLGSAIAYSAYSIPNVMVNTTFHDYYVPLAVLNTIISTGLSCYSRFLEIQKPGLCKMLRVLAFAYPYTWDSLPIFYRLFLLSGDGAQNEAALYHQKHTAMTLLASFFYSAHLPERLAPGRFDYIGHSHQLFHVCVILATHLQMEAIVLDKTLRREWLLANSRPLSFPQIAGAVLLCLIFSLSNIIYFSAALYRIPEPELHKKET, encoded by the exons GTGTTCCATGAGCAGGGCATCCTCTTTGGCTACCGGCATCCGCAGAGTTCCGCCACGGCCTGCGTCCTCAGccttttccaaatgaccaatgagACCCTCAACATCTGGACTCACTTGCTGCCCTTCTG GTTCTTCACGTGGAGGTTTGTGACCGCCTTGTACGTGACAGACATCTGGAATGACAGCTACTCCTGGCCTCTGTTTGTGTACATGGGCACCAGCTGCGTGTACCCGCTTGCGTCCAGCTGTGCGCATACCTTCAACTCCATGTCCAAGAACGCCCGGCACATCTGCTACTTCCTGGACTACGGTGCCGTCAACCTCTTCAGCCTGG GCTCAGCCATCGCTTACTCTGCCTATTCGATCCCCAACGTGATGGTGAACACCACCTTCCATGACTACTACGTGCCCCTGGCCGTGCTGAACACCATCATCAGCACCGGCCTCTCCTGCTACTCCAG GTTTCTTGAAATCCAGAAGCCCGGGCTCTGCAAGATGCTTCGCGTCCTTGCCTTTGCTTATCCCTACACCTGGGACTCCCTTCCCATCTTCTACAGG CTGTTCCTGCTTTCGGGGGATGGTGCGCAGAATGAAGCCGCCTTGTACCACCAGAAGCACACGGCCATGACCCTCCTGGCCTCTTTCTTCTACTCCGCACACCTGCCAGAGCGCCTGGCGCCTGGACGCTTCGACTACATCG GTCACAGTCACCAGCTGTTCCACGTGTGTGTGATCCTGGCCACACACCTGCAGATGGAAGCCATTGTTCTGGATAAGACTCTGAGGAGGGAATGGCTCCTGGCCAACTCGAGGCCCCTGTCTTTCCCTCAGATAGCTGGAGCTGTACTTCTGTGCCTCATCTTCAGCCTCAGCaacataatttatttctcagCTGCTCTGTATCGGATTCCTGAGCCAGaattacataaaaaagaaacatga
- the PAQR5 gene encoding membrane progestin receptor gamma isoform X1, whose translation MLSLKLPRLFRIDQVPQVFHEQGILFGYRHPQSSATACVLSLFQMTNETLNIWTHLLPFWFFTWRFVTALYVTDIWNDSYSWPLFVYMGTSCVYPLASSCAHTFNSMSKNARHICYFLDYGAVNLFSLGSAIAYSAYSIPNVMVNTTFHDYYVPLAVLNTIISTGLSCYSRLGFAAGEAGSFAPGKALCQAGRNVVSSHGKSMVWGMALAGHSQLSSCGWRFTPKAGVPVCGGDRPACYLCVLPESPHPGLLAPSQQRPHRVLSRRTYLSLPRFLEIQKPGLCKMLRVLAFAYPYTWDSLPIFYRLFLLSGDGAQNEAALYHQKHTAMTLLASFFYSAHLPERLAPGRFDYIGHSHQLFHVCVILATHLQMEAIVLDKTLRREWLLANSRPLSFPQIAGAVLLCLIFSLSNIIYFSAALYRIPEPELHKKET comes from the exons GTGTTCCATGAGCAGGGCATCCTCTTTGGCTACCGGCATCCGCAGAGTTCCGCCACGGCCTGCGTCCTCAGccttttccaaatgaccaatgagACCCTCAACATCTGGACTCACTTGCTGCCCTTCTG GTTCTTCACGTGGAGGTTTGTGACCGCCTTGTACGTGACAGACATCTGGAATGACAGCTACTCCTGGCCTCTGTTTGTGTACATGGGCACCAGCTGCGTGTACCCGCTTGCGTCCAGCTGTGCGCATACCTTCAACTCCATGTCCAAGAACGCCCGGCACATCTGCTACTTCCTGGACTACGGTGCCGTCAACCTCTTCAGCCTGG GCTCAGCCATCGCTTACTCTGCCTATTCGATCCCCAACGTGATGGTGAACACCACCTTCCATGACTACTACGTGCCCCTGGCCGTGCTGAACACCATCATCAGCACCGGCCTCTCCTGCTACTCCAG aCTCGGCTTTGCAGCTGGAGAGGCTGGTTCGTTTGCCCCCGGGAAAGCACTTTGTCAGGCCGGGCGAAATGTTGTCTCAAGTCACGGGAAGTCCATGGTTTGGGGGATGGCCCTCGCCGGCCACAGCCAGCTTTCCTCCTGT GGTTGGCGGTTTACTCCCAAGGCTGGGGTTCCTGTTTGCGGGGGGGAC CGTCCAGCCTGCTATCTGTGTGTGCTGCCAGAGTCCCCACACCCTGGGCTGCTGGCCCCGAGCCAGCAGAGGCCCCATCGCGTTCTGTCCAGGAGGACCTACCTGTCTTTGCCACG GTTTCTTGAAATCCAGAAGCCCGGGCTCTGCAAGATGCTTCGCGTCCTTGCCTTTGCTTATCCCTACACCTGGGACTCCCTTCCCATCTTCTACAGG CTGTTCCTGCTTTCGGGGGATGGTGCGCAGAATGAAGCCGCCTTGTACCACCAGAAGCACACGGCCATGACCCTCCTGGCCTCTTTCTTCTACTCCGCACACCTGCCAGAGCGCCTGGCGCCTGGACGCTTCGACTACATCG GTCACAGTCACCAGCTGTTCCACGTGTGTGTGATCCTGGCCACACACCTGCAGATGGAAGCCATTGTTCTGGATAAGACTCTGAGGAGGGAATGGCTCCTGGCCAACTCGAGGCCCCTGTCTTTCCCTCAGATAGCTGGAGCTGTACTTCTGTGCCTCATCTTCAGCCTCAGCaacataatttatttctcagCTGCTCTGTATCGGATTCCTGAGCCAGaattacataaaaaagaaacatga